The genomic interval TCTTTATCTAATAAGTCATTTAATTCAAGGAAAGCACCTTTTCTAGCATTTTCTAAATATGGGAAAGCCCATGAACATGTAAATGCTAAATCATATTCTTCTCCTGAGTTAGCTATTACATTCATTTTTTGGCTGTAATCACCAAAGTCAATATGTTTTATGTCTACAGTAGCATTTATTTTATCTTTTATATATTTATTTACTTCCTCTTCTACTAATTCTCCATCTGTTTGAGGTTTACCTATTACATACCATACTAAGTTAACTGGCTCCTCACTTGCTGCTCCTCCCTCTGCTTTTTTGTCACTTGAGCCACATCCTGTAAGCATTACAGATGTAGTCATTACTCCTCCTAAAATTAATGCTAATAATTTTTTGTGTCTAAGCATTTTTTTTCCCCCTCATATTACTATTTTTATACCATTTAGATCCCTTAATCTCAAAGACTAAACAAACGTTTACAATAATCATATACTTTATCAAATTTAATTAAAACTAATATGATAATCATATATATTTTTTAGTATTTTGTTTGAGAAGCTTTAAGTAAATTAAAGTTTCTATAGTTAATTTATAACATAACAGTGAAAAAGTCAACATTACAAAAAAGTCCTGTATTAATGTGTCAAACAGGCTATTTTACTACATTTCAAGGGTTTTTAACATCAAAAGATTTTTATATATATTCTGTTAACTTTTTAAATATTTTAAAAAGTTTGAAATTTTTGTAATATAACTATTACATTTTGAATATTTTTATTCTTTCTCTAATCATATATGATTAAAATGTATGATATATTTTTAATCAGACTTATTATTCTGTAGAATTATACTTTTACTTTTTATTTAAAATTTGTTAACATTATAAAAAAGTATATTTATAATAATATTTAAGGAGATAATTAAAATGCAAAAACTTTTACTTGCTTTAATAGTAGGACTGGGTGGATTTTTAGGTGCATCCTTGAGATATCTTATTTCAATTTTTGCAGCCAAAAATTTTGGAGGAAACTTTCCATATGGTACTCTAATTGCCAATATTTTAGGTGCTCTTTTAATAGGTTTCATTATGGAATTCAGTATGGATAGTGCATTAATCTCATCTAATATGAAACTTTTTTTAACTACTGGTATTATGGGAGGCCTTACTACATTCTCTACTTTTTCATATGAAACAATTAGTATGTTAACTAATGGCAATATAACTTTAGGAATAGAAAATATAATCTTAAACTTAGGTTGTAGTTTATTATTTGTTGTAATAGGACAAAAACTTGCTAGGATATTATTTTAATTTTTAGGAGGAATCTTTTATGAGAAATGAATTCAAAGGTAGCTTTTTAAAAATATTTATTGATGAATCTGATAAGTATAATGGTGAGCCACTTTACTTAGAGATATTAAAAGTACTAAAAAAAGAAAATATCTTGGGGGCAACTGTAATAAGAGGAATTGAAGGCTTAGATAGCCATCATAAAATACATTCTGATTTTATTGAAATACTTGCTAGAAACTTACCTGTAGTCATAGAAGTTATTGAAAGTAAGGAAAAAATAAATGAATTAATAGAAATCCTTGAGCCTATGATAGAAACTGGAACCATTACGGTTATAGATAATATTCAGGTAATATCTTTAAATAAAAAAACAGACTAAAAAGTCTGCTTTTTTATTTTCCAATCATTTAATTGTCTTTCTAATTCTTCCTTAACTTTATCTATTCCAGCACTTTCAAGCTTATTAATAAGCTTTGAAACATATTCATCTGTATCTACTAATCCAGTATATAAACTTCTTGTAAACTCTTCAAGAACAGTATTTACATCCTCTAGTTCAATACTTACCTTACTAGGGTCAAACTTAAATCCTAAGGCTTGAGATACATTAGACTTATTATTAACCTCTTTAAATTCATCCCATTTATTTTCTGGTTCATCTTCTAATACATATGTTATAAATAAATTTCCTAAAGTGTAGTAATCAACCATATAATTTTTAGATTCCTCTAAAAGCTTGATTTTATTATTTGAAATCTTTTCATAGTGAACTCCTTCAATTCCATAATTAATAAGATTTCTTAAATACTTATCTGTATTTAAAAGATTTAAAAACTCCATAGCTTTTTCAGGATTTTTTGAATTTTTTGATATGGCGATCATAGAACCATTTACTGATCCATTTGTAATATAACTTTCTAAAATTGGTGTAGCAACAACCTCTCCTCCACTTTTAATAGACCATATTTTTTCAGCATAAGGCTGCCCATCAGCTTTAGTTACAAATCTTTTAGTGGAAAAATCACCAGCATTCCCAATTTTAGTATTGGTATATCCAAGCTCCTTATATCTTCTCATAGTCTTTAAATTATTAATCATCTCTTCAGTTTTAAATATATTTACTACCTGAAAGTTATTACTTTCTAAATTTATTCCTAAAGCAGGGGCTAATTGATCCCAAAACATAGGAACTGAATAACTATCATCAACGTAAAAAGGAATTACCCCTTCTTCATTTTCTTTAATTAACTTTAACCAAGCTTCTAAATCTTCTAAAGTTTTTATATCCTTATAAGGAATATTATATTTTTCTACATATTCTTTAGAAAATACCCACATAGGCATACTAGAAATCTCCTTTTGGTTTGGAATAGCATATATACAACCATCTATTGCTGCTCCCTCCCAAAACTTTTTATCAAGAGCTTTATAAACATCCTTTCCATACTCTTTAATCAGGTTATTTAAATTAATAAAATTCCCTTCCTTTACGTTAGGATAATAATCATTAGCCCAAGAAGATGTGAATACAAGGTCAAAATTTTCTCCTTCTTTAGTTTTATTATTCATTACCTTTGTAAAATCAGCATAATCTACAAATCTAATATCAATAGTTGCATTTATTTTTTTAGTTAAATAGTTATTTACTTCCCTTTCAACTCTATCCATATCGTCAGGTTCTATTCCAATGGTGTACCAAACCAGCTCTATATTTTCATTATTTAAACGTTTAATATAGTTTCCATTTTTAATTATATTAAATATTATTAGAAATATCATAAGTATTGCACTTATAATAATTAAAAGAGATTTTTCTAATTTTCTCAATATTAGACCTCCTTTTATTTATTACATCTACATTATATTTTGTTTCTCTAATTCTTTAAATGAATATTTTTTATATAATATTACTTTTTTTTATAAACTTATTTACATACTTATAGTAGACTTCTTAAAAATTTAGTAATAAAATATATTTATTAATTTTAGGAGGCAATAAGATGCATTTTATTCAAAATATAGATATAAATATACTTTACTTTATACAAAATAATATACAAAATAAGTTTCTTAATCCAATAATGATTTTCTTAACTTCATTAGGTAATTTAGGCTTTATATGGATTGCCATAAGCATCTTACTTATAATTTCAAAAAAATATAGAAAAATAGGATTATTAACTTTAGCTGTTTTAATTGTTAACACCCTGCTTGGTGAAGGACTTCTTAAACATATTATAGAAAGATCTAGACCCTTTGCAACATATGAAAGCTTACATATAATGATACCTAAACCAAGTAGTTACTCTATGCCCTCTGGTCATACCTCTGCATCCTTTGCAGCAGCATTTATGTTAGCTTATTATTTTAAAAATATAAGAGTATATATCTATTCCTTAGCTTCTTTAATAGCTTTTTCTAGATTATACTTGCTTGTTCACTATCCAAGTGATGTATTAACAGGTGCTTTATTAGGATATTTAAGCTTCTTAATAGTTATAAAATCCTATGAACTTATACAAAAATCTAAAATAAAAGATCAAAGAAAGTCTTTTTAGACTCTCTTTGATCTCTTTTTTATTTTTGATAATAACTTTTCGTAATATTTTATACTATTTTTTAAGGTTGTAACAACATACTCTTCATTTTCCCCAGTACTAGTTTCTCCAGTAAGCATAAACCCTGTTGCGCCACACCTAATAAAATGATATATATCGCTTAATTCATTTATTGTAGGCTTATTTTGTTTATTTCTAATAGATGAAAGTACATTTGTGGCTACTATTATTGATTTATTCTCATTTTTTAAAGCATATAATATTTTTTCTTGCACTATAGGAACATTTAATATTCCAATTTCTGCTGTTAAATCTCCCCTTGCTATAACTATTCCATCTAATTCTTTAGCAACTTCTTTAATATTATTTATTCCTTCATTAGTTTCAATTTTCCCCCAAAGCTTAGGAATAAAT from Clostridium perfringens carries:
- the crcB gene encoding fluoride efflux transporter CrcB, with amino-acid sequence MQKLLLALIVGLGGFLGASLRYLISIFAAKNFGGNFPYGTLIANILGALLIGFIMEFSMDSALISSNMKLFLTTGIMGGLTTFSTFSYETISMLTNGNITLGIENIILNLGCSLLFVVIGQKLARILF
- a CDS encoding DUF190 domain-containing protein, giving the protein MRNEFKGSFLKIFIDESDKYNGEPLYLEILKVLKKENILGATVIRGIEGLDSHHKIHSDFIEILARNLPVVIEVIESKEKINELIEILEPMIETGTITVIDNIQVISLNKKTD
- a CDS encoding ABC transporter substrate-binding protein; this encodes MRKLEKSLLIIISAILMIFLIIFNIIKNGNYIKRLNNENIELVWYTIGIEPDDMDRVEREVNNYLTKKINATIDIRFVDYADFTKVMNNKTKEGENFDLVFTSSWANDYYPNVKEGNFINLNNLIKEYGKDVYKALDKKFWEGAAIDGCIYAIPNQKEISSMPMWVFSKEYVEKYNIPYKDIKTLEDLEAWLKLIKENEEGVIPFYVDDSYSVPMFWDQLAPALGINLESNNFQVVNIFKTEEMINNLKTMRRYKELGYTNTKIGNAGDFSTKRFVTKADGQPYAEKIWSIKSGGEVVATPILESYITNGSVNGSMIAISKNSKNPEKAMEFLNLLNTDKYLRNLINYGIEGVHYEKISNNKIKLLEESKNYMVDYYTLGNLFITYVLEDEPENKWDEFKEVNNKSNVSQALGFKFDPSKVSIELEDVNTVLEEFTRSLYTGLVDTDEYVSKLINKLESAGIDKVKEELERQLNDWKIKKQTF
- a CDS encoding phosphatase PAP2 family protein, which encodes MHFIQNIDINILYFIQNNIQNKFLNPIMIFLTSLGNLGFIWIAISILLIISKKYRKIGLLTLAVLIVNTLLGEGLLKHIIERSRPFATYESLHIMIPKPSSYSMPSGHTSASFAAAFMLAYYFKNIRVYIYSLASLIAFSRLYLLVHYPSDVLTGALLGYLSFLIVIKSYELIQKSKIKDQRKSF